One region of Triticum aestivum cultivar Chinese Spring chromosome 6B, IWGSC CS RefSeq v2.1, whole genome shotgun sequence genomic DNA includes:
- the LOC123137809 gene encoding FCS-Like Zinc finger 6-like, protein MEFNASYFHAFGNPDFTAVFSDGSAQALRPNPSAGDGEGASVKAEKGAAVARPTATPSSVTFVVPDEELGEAHHFLNECSRCHKGLTGDIFMYRGDTPFCSEECRRKQIETEKARHRRKKQNSPKAQAQAAAAAAAAAERESAPQVRRPQPQ, encoded by the exons ATGGAGTTCAACGCATCCTACTTCCACGCGTTCGGCAACCCCGACTTCACGGCGGTCTTTTCCGACGGCAGCGCGCAGGCCCTCCGGCCGAACCCCTCCGCCGGCGACGGCGAAGGAGCCAGCGTGAAGGCGGAGAAGGGAGCCGCGGTGGCTAGGCCCACCGCCACCCCCTCGTCCGTCACCTTTGTCGTCCCCGACGAGGAGCTGGGGGAGGCGCACCACTTCCTGAACGAGTGCTCCCGCTGCCACAAAGGCCTCACCGGCGACATCTTCATGTACAG AGGGGACACGCCGTTCTGCAGCGAGGAGTGTAGGAGGAAGCAAATCGAGACGGAGAAGGCGAGACACCGGAGGAAGAAGCAAAACTCCCCCAAGGCGCAGGCGCAGGCGGCGGCcgccgcggcagcggcggcggagagaGAGAGCGCGCCCCAGGTGCGGCGGCCGCAACCACAGTAG